From the genome of Perca fluviatilis chromosome 1, GENO_Pfluv_1.0, whole genome shotgun sequence, one region includes:
- the stn1 gene encoding CST complex subunit STN1 isoform X1, whose amino-acid sequence MQAATMDPAEETPSMLWGLDPIFSAFARLYVRDILQMTESTQVPGIYFYNSHPIYKVDVLGTVVYKRERDDFFCYGVDDGTGVINCLCWKNDLLKEEANPTKSRGKHSDGAKGGFNPATELEKLRQAQQSRCHLEIGELLRVRGPVKTSRQQREIMASTYYKVNDPVMAVQIAWMMEVPQLYRQCYDKPPQLQPTATGDSGISSLSKATNTIKDFFKQQSVSRFRPYDVQDLLQPLISSQPQTASADQEPVAGPSACQQLRQLLKEALQILQDEGIVYRKVKSQDEVYHVTAHDTDLRIAVKDIIREDSKREKYAEKGCHILHILSAVRQRYSLNVSKAALELVLKSLECNSDIVSTSDSHYTVF is encoded by the exons ATGCAGGCAGCTACGATGGATCCAGCGGAAGAGACCCCATCGATGTTGTGGGGGCTGGACCCGATCTTTTCTGCCTTCGCCAGGCTGTATGTCCGAGACATCCTGCAGATGACAGAGTCCACACAGGTGCCAG GTATTTACTTCTACAACTCCCATCCGATCTATAAAGTTGATGTACTTGGGACAGTGGTatacaagagagaaagagacgacTTCTTCTGTTATGGAG TGGATGACGGTACTGGCGTAATAAACTGCCTATGCTGGAAAAATGACCTGTTGAAAGAGGAGGCCAATCCTACTAAAT CAAGGGGAAAACACAGCGACGGGGCTAAGGGAGGCTTCAACCCAGCCACTGAACTGGAGAAGCTGAGACAGGCCCAGCAGAGCCGCTGCCATCTGGAGATCGGAGAGCTGCTCCGAGTCAGAGGGCCGGTGAAGACGTCGAGGCAGCAGAGAGAAATCATGGCCTCCACTTACT ATAAAGTGAACGACCCAGTGATGGCGGTCCAGATAGCGTGGATGATGGAGGTTCCTCAGCTCTACAGACAGTGCTATGACAAACCCCCCCAGCTGCAGCCTACTGCAACGGG TGACTCAGGCATCAGTTCCCTCAGCAAGGCGACGAATACCATCAAGGATTTCTTTAAGCAGCAGTCGGTGAGCAGGTTCAGACCCTACGATGTCCAGGACCTCCTGCAGCCTCTCATCTCCAGCCAGCCTCAAACTGCATCAGCAGACCAG GAGCCTGTGGCGGGTCCATCTGCGTGCCAGCAGCTCCGCCAGCTCCTGAAGGAGGCGCTGCAAATTTTACAGGACGAGGGTATTGTGTACCGCAAAGTCAAATCCCAGGACGAAGTCTATCAC GTGACTGCACATGACACAGATCTACGCATAGCCGTCAAAGACATTATCAGGGAGGACTCAAAGAGAGAAAAGT ATGCAGAGAAGGGTTGCCACATCCTGCACATCCTGTCTGCAGTCAGGCAGCGCTACAGCCTCAACGTGAGCAAAGCGGCACTGGAGCTGGTCCTCAAATCACTGGAGTGCAACAGTGACATCGTCAGCACCAGCGACAGCCATTACACTGTGTTTTAA
- the stn1 gene encoding CST complex subunit STN1 isoform X2: protein MDPAEETPSMLWGLDPIFSAFARLYVRDILQMTESTQVPGIYFYNSHPIYKVDVLGTVVYKRERDDFFCYGVDDGTGVINCLCWKNDLLKEEANPTKSRGKHSDGAKGGFNPATELEKLRQAQQSRCHLEIGELLRVRGPVKTSRQQREIMASTYYKVNDPVMAVQIAWMMEVPQLYRQCYDKPPQLQPTATGDSGISSLSKATNTIKDFFKQQSVSRFRPYDVQDLLQPLISSQPQTASADQEPVAGPSACQQLRQLLKEALQILQDEGIVYRKVKSQDEVYHVTAHDTDLRIAVKDIIREDSKREKYAEKGCHILHILSAVRQRYSLNVSKAALELVLKSLECNSDIVSTSDSHYTVF, encoded by the exons ATGGATCCAGCGGAAGAGACCCCATCGATGTTGTGGGGGCTGGACCCGATCTTTTCTGCCTTCGCCAGGCTGTATGTCCGAGACATCCTGCAGATGACAGAGTCCACACAGGTGCCAG GTATTTACTTCTACAACTCCCATCCGATCTATAAAGTTGATGTACTTGGGACAGTGGTatacaagagagaaagagacgacTTCTTCTGTTATGGAG TGGATGACGGTACTGGCGTAATAAACTGCCTATGCTGGAAAAATGACCTGTTGAAAGAGGAGGCCAATCCTACTAAAT CAAGGGGAAAACACAGCGACGGGGCTAAGGGAGGCTTCAACCCAGCCACTGAACTGGAGAAGCTGAGACAGGCCCAGCAGAGCCGCTGCCATCTGGAGATCGGAGAGCTGCTCCGAGTCAGAGGGCCGGTGAAGACGTCGAGGCAGCAGAGAGAAATCATGGCCTCCACTTACT ATAAAGTGAACGACCCAGTGATGGCGGTCCAGATAGCGTGGATGATGGAGGTTCCTCAGCTCTACAGACAGTGCTATGACAAACCCCCCCAGCTGCAGCCTACTGCAACGGG TGACTCAGGCATCAGTTCCCTCAGCAAGGCGACGAATACCATCAAGGATTTCTTTAAGCAGCAGTCGGTGAGCAGGTTCAGACCCTACGATGTCCAGGACCTCCTGCAGCCTCTCATCTCCAGCCAGCCTCAAACTGCATCAGCAGACCAG GAGCCTGTGGCGGGTCCATCTGCGTGCCAGCAGCTCCGCCAGCTCCTGAAGGAGGCGCTGCAAATTTTACAGGACGAGGGTATTGTGTACCGCAAAGTCAAATCCCAGGACGAAGTCTATCAC GTGACTGCACATGACACAGATCTACGCATAGCCGTCAAAGACATTATCAGGGAGGACTCAAAGAGAGAAAAGT ATGCAGAGAAGGGTTGCCACATCCTGCACATCCTGTCTGCAGTCAGGCAGCGCTACAGCCTCAACGTGAGCAAAGCGGCACTGGAGCTGGTCCTCAAATCACTGGAGTGCAACAGTGACATCGTCAGCACCAGCGACAGCCATTACACTGTGTTTTAA
- the stn1 gene encoding CST complex subunit STN1 isoform X3 — protein sequence MQAATMDPAEETPSMLWGLDPIFSAFARLYVRDILQMTESTQVPGIYFYNSHPIYKVDVLGTVVYKRERDDFFCYGVDDGTGVINCLCWKNDLLKEEANPTKSRGKHSDGAKGGFNPATELEKLRQAQQSRCHLEIGELLRVRGPVKTSRQQREIMASTYYKVNDPVMAVQIAWMMEVPQLYRQCYDKPPQLQPTATGDSGISSLSKATNTIKDFFKQQSVSRFRPYDVQDLLQPLISSQPQTASADQEPVAGPSACQQLRQLLKEALQILQDEGIVYRKVKSQDEVYHMQRRVATSCTSCLQSGSATAST from the exons ATGCAGGCAGCTACGATGGATCCAGCGGAAGAGACCCCATCGATGTTGTGGGGGCTGGACCCGATCTTTTCTGCCTTCGCCAGGCTGTATGTCCGAGACATCCTGCAGATGACAGAGTCCACACAGGTGCCAG GTATTTACTTCTACAACTCCCATCCGATCTATAAAGTTGATGTACTTGGGACAGTGGTatacaagagagaaagagacgacTTCTTCTGTTATGGAG TGGATGACGGTACTGGCGTAATAAACTGCCTATGCTGGAAAAATGACCTGTTGAAAGAGGAGGCCAATCCTACTAAAT CAAGGGGAAAACACAGCGACGGGGCTAAGGGAGGCTTCAACCCAGCCACTGAACTGGAGAAGCTGAGACAGGCCCAGCAGAGCCGCTGCCATCTGGAGATCGGAGAGCTGCTCCGAGTCAGAGGGCCGGTGAAGACGTCGAGGCAGCAGAGAGAAATCATGGCCTCCACTTACT ATAAAGTGAACGACCCAGTGATGGCGGTCCAGATAGCGTGGATGATGGAGGTTCCTCAGCTCTACAGACAGTGCTATGACAAACCCCCCCAGCTGCAGCCTACTGCAACGGG TGACTCAGGCATCAGTTCCCTCAGCAAGGCGACGAATACCATCAAGGATTTCTTTAAGCAGCAGTCGGTGAGCAGGTTCAGACCCTACGATGTCCAGGACCTCCTGCAGCCTCTCATCTCCAGCCAGCCTCAAACTGCATCAGCAGACCAG GAGCCTGTGGCGGGTCCATCTGCGTGCCAGCAGCTCCGCCAGCTCCTGAAGGAGGCGCTGCAAATTTTACAGGACGAGGGTATTGTGTACCGCAAAGTCAAATCCCAGGACGAAGTCTATCAC ATGCAGAGAAGGGTTGCCACATCCTGCACATCCTGTCTGCAGTCAGGCAGCGCTACAGCCTCAACGTGA